Below is a genomic region from Scomber scombrus chromosome 3, fScoSco1.1, whole genome shotgun sequence.
AACTGCAAGTTTTCTCTCCACAACTGCCACAACCACCACAATCCCCTTCCTCTCGACGGGCACCAGCGCCAAAGACAATGTCACCTCAAGGACAACGTTAATGACTGTTACTATAACAACAAACGAGACCAGCTTCAACGCTACCACATTTCCGGAGGCAGTGATCGAGGGCTCGGGAATGGGAATGGTACTCGTACCCTTTGGCATCATCACTGTCATCGGCTTGGCAGTGGCAATAGTAAGATATCATTCCAGTATTCTCTCTAAAATTGCATTTGACTCAGtagaaatatattttctctGCATGAGCTGGAAGGTGAAAGTACTGTGAGAGCTTTGTTGGATTCTGTATCCTCTATcatgttatattgttatattatttattattaattaatctgttttattttgtaaattaaagtTTAGATAAGTTCTTTCTATTGATAACACAACTTCTCATTTTCATCTTTCTCCATCTTAGATGCTGTATATTCGGAAACGGAAGcggtatgtttttaaaaaaatgtaattggtGATCTTACAACAAGGTATAAATCCCTGTTTTACAATACTGTTGATTGGACTCTGCTTCATTGTTTCTGTTCAGGTCATTTTCCTCAGTTTAACACAAAATACAGTGTTCATAGGACTGTGACTGATGATGTCAACAAACAATTTCTCACTTTTAAACCTCTTGTCATGCAGGTTGGAGAAGCTGAGGCACCAGCTCATGCCTATGTACAACTTTGACCCGGCCGAAGAACAAGATGACCTGCTGGAACAGGAACTACTGGACCACGGCCGGGATGGCAGCCTCTCTGGTCCCAATGCCAAGGTAGGCCAGAGAAAGTCTGGTAAAAAGTGTACAGAGGGGGTTTTTTTCTATATCCTCCCTTATTGAACCATTTATCTCACTGACAATGTTGCACCTGCTGGGTGT
It encodes:
- the si:ch211-161c3.5 gene encoding uncharacterized protein C3orf18 homolog; the protein is MAVTAAKTTASFLSTTATTTTIPFLSTGTSAKDNVTSRTTLMTVTITTNETSFNATTFPEAVIEGSGMGMVLVPFGIITVIGLAVAIMLYIRKRKRLEKLRHQLMPMYNFDPAEEQDDLLEQELLDHGRDGSLSGPNAKTLTTSQGTTQRPSRLVFTDVAKALNA